The genomic stretch TGCATATCTCTGAGATGGCGCATCATCGCGTGGAAACGCCTGCCGATGTCGTCACCGAAGGGGATACGGTACAGGTGAAAGTGCTGAAAGTGGACCCCTCTGCGGGCCGCATTTCCCTGTCGATCAAAGCGGCTTCTCCAGGGCCGTGGAGCGGTGTGGAGAACCAATTCCATACAGGTGATATTGTGACCGGTACCGTAAAACGTCTGGTAACCTTTGGGGCATTTGTTGAACTGCTGCCAGGTGTCGAAGGTTTGGTGCACATTTCGCAGATCGCCAATCGCCATGTGGCGACTGCCGATGAAGTGTTGGAAGTCGGCCAGGAGGTCAAAGCAAAAGTTCTCGACGTGAGCGAAGGTGGGCAGCGCATCTCCCTTTCCATCCGTGAGGTGGAAGGCGAGCGTGGCCGTCGCGAAGTGGAGACGTTTGTCAAGCAAAACAACACCAATCAGGATCAGGGCGGCGGCCTCGGCACGCTTGGCGATGTGTTTGGCGACCTGTTCAAAAAATAATCTTTTGTTAGCGAGGGAAGCTGGTGTCGATTGAACAGCGCAAGTTAGATCATGTGCGGTATGCGTTGGAGCTACCGATCACTGGTAGCACAGGCTTTTCCGATCTTAGTTTCGTGCATCGCGCTTTGCCTGAGAGCGACCTTGCGGATGTCTCCCTTGCAACTTCCGTCGGCGGACTGGATCTCAGTTCGCCGATTTTGCTTAATGCGATGACTGGCGGTGCGGGACCGACCGAAGCGATCAACCGCAAACTTGCCGAATTGGCCAAGCACAGCGGAATCGCGATGGCGGTCGGCTCCCAGCGTGCCGCATTGAAAGATCCCGCCCTCTGCTCGACCTACTCCGTTGTGCGCGAAGTGAATCCGAACGGGATCATCATCGGCAACCTGGGCGCCGGAGCGACGGTGGAAGACGCAGAGCGTGCTGTTGAGATGATCGGAGCCGATTTGCTTCATCTGCATTTGAACGTCGCACAGGAGTTGACGATGCCAGAAGGGGACCGCAGTTTTTCGGATCTGCTCGAAAAGATCCAACGTGTGGTCGAAGGCGTTTCCGTACCGGTGATCGTCAAGGAAGTTGGCAACGGGATGAGCATCGAGACTTATCGCATGCTCGCAGACATTGGTGTCCAAGCGGTCGATGTGGCGGGGCGCGGCGGAACCAATTTTGTAGCTATCGAAAACCAGCGTCGCAGTGGGCGGCAATTTCAGCATCTTGAAAGCTGGGGGCAGACCACCGCTGTTTCGTTGCTCGAAGCGCAAGATTTTGTGAATACGTTTGATCTGATCGGATCTGGCGGGGTGCAACACGCACACGATGCGGCGAAGTGCTTGGCTTTGGGAGCAAAGATGGTGGGACTGGCCGGTGCGGTGTTGCGCCCATTGATGGAGCACGGTGTGGAGTACGCAACGGAGTTGGTCGATCATCTACATAGCGAACTACGGGCCATTTTGACCCTGCAAGGGTGCCGCAAGGTCGGTGAGCTTGCACAACGACCGTTGATCGTGCGCGGGGAGACGGCAGAATGGTGTAGGCTGCGCGGTCTGCGTTTGGAGCCGCTCGCACGGCGCGGACTGTAACGTAAGTAGAAGGAGGTCAGGATAGATGGAAGAGATCGAACTGAACACCTTCTCGATCGTCGCCCGCGACCCGCTGACGGGGCGATTTGGTATCGCGGTCACCACAAAAGCGTTGGCTGTCGGCTCGCTCTGTCCCTTTGCAAAAGCTGGCGTTGGCGCTGTGGCGACACAGGCTCGCGTCAATCCGACGCTTGGGCCGAAAGGACTGCGGTTGCTGGAGCATGGACTGTCAGCGGAGGAAGTGTTGCAAGAACTGCTCGCAGGCGATCCGGGCCGCGAGTTGCGACAGGTCGGCATCGTTGACCGTTACGGGCGTTCTGCTGCCTTCACAGGTGCAGAGGTCAATGAAGGCAAAGGCCACATCATCGGTGATAATTTTGCGGTGCAGGGCAATCTGCTGACTGGTGAAGCGGTGGTTCAAGCGACCGCTGCGGCGTTTAATGGCTCGAACGCACCGTTTCCGGAGCGACTGCTCAAGGCGTTGGAAGCGGGGCAATTTGCGGGCGGTGACAAGCGGGGCAAGCAATCGGCAGCCTTGCTTGTCGTCGATACGGATGAATTCCCCTATATCGACCTGCGTGTCGATGACAATCCCGAACCGCTCAAAGAGCTCCGCCGACTCTATGACATCCATAAAAATGGTTTGATGTCTTCATACCACGAATGGGTCGAAGCTACCCAAAATGGCATCGTCCTCTCTGAAACGGTGAAACCGGACGAAGAGAATCGGTCCTAGCAAGCGAAAAGCGCCCCTGTCGGCCAAGGCAAGGGCGCTTTTGCGTGCGGTAGTGCTGCTCGTTTGTGCGCTGTTCGACTCACAGCTGCGGGGAGCCCTGCGGAACGCTCTGCTTCAAGAAAGGATATCGAACAGCTCGTTCAGGGAGTCGATCTCATGATCGGCCCGGGGCAGATCGTCAGGCCATGCGAAACTGTTGGCAAACCAGACGGTGCGCATCCCTGCGTTGCGTGCGCCAGCGATGTCGTTGGCCGGGTGATCGCCAACAAACAGGCAGTCAGCAGGTGCGACCCCGAGTCGCTCGGCAGCCCGTTCGAAAATCTGCGGGTCGGGCTTGCGCAAGTTTTCATGTTGCGAAATCAGGATGGTGTCAACCAACTCAGGAAGCATCATCGCGTCCATATTGCGTTGCTGGAACTCCGTTTCGCCGTTGGTGATAATTCCAAGCCGATACGATCGTTGCCGCAGTTCGGTCAGTACGGCACGCCAATTATCGAAACCGGACACATGGTGGCGAAATCCTTGCTGATAATCCTCAAGCAACTCCTCAAAGGTCAGACCTTTTATCTGCCACTCTGCTAACAATTTCTGATAGACCACACGTTTATGTACATACCCTTTTTCGTCCAAACTGTGGAATCGACTCTGAAATGTCACAAAGGGAATCTCCTGAAAATGGGTTTGATAACGAGTGTGTTGCTCGTGTAAAAACCGATTCAGTGACGCCGTGCGGTCGAGCAGCGTCTCATCTAAATCGAACAAAATTCCCTGTATCATCAGAACTTTCCCACCTTTCTCATCCGTACTATTATAACAAAAAATAGGACTTGCACATCAATATCGACCGTGGTATATTACCAATTGTCGTTGCAAGTTGTTCGTCACCTTTCAACATTTTTCGACACCGAATTTGCTTCTCCAGATCGCTCTGGCCCGAAGCTGCATATAGATCTACCCCGTTTAAAGTCCTGTGCCGCCTACTGGTTCAGGGCTTTTTTGGCAACTCTTACAAACGTATACCCCCACCAGTGATCGGCAAAACTGACAGCATACTGTTCGTTTTGCTTTTTTTGTGCCTGGAAAGGAGGGACTTGGGGTGAATCCGGGTGTAATTTCCAACATCATCATGATCGTGCTCGTGATCCTCATCCTGACCGGATGGGGAGCGAAGACACTGCGCGACGGTCACTTGTCGCCCAAACTGGCAGCCTGCGGACTGATTTTGTATGTGTTCTGTAGTGGGCTAAACTTTGCAGGGCCGCTGGATGGTCGCTGGAATTTCGGCGGCACGCTGTTCCCGGTTCTGCTTACGCTATGGTCGCTGACCATTTTCCAGAACTGGCAGCACCGCTTGCAATACCTGCTGGGCGTGCTGACCGTCTCAGTCGCCTTGCTGGTGCTGTTGACCTTGGTGCCGCTCGACCCAGCATTTTTTATCCTTGATCCAGACTTGCTGTACCCGTTTACGGCAGTGATCATCTCGGTGCTCAGCGTGAAAAGGCCCTTTGTAGCACTGTCGATCGCTTGTGTTGGATTGATGATTTCGGGCAGTGTCGATCCGATTTTGCACCGTGCGTTCCAAATGGATGGCATCGTCTTTGGCGGCGGAGAGATTCGCGACATGCTCGCATTGACCGGGGCGGGTGTGCTGGCGGTGCACGGGTTTTATCATACAGGTGCTAACTATGTGCAGAGCATGGTGAAAGGTTGGCGCGAACGGCGGTCGGAGGGAGGCCCGGAGCATGCATGAGTATACGATGATCATCGTGGTCGGTGCGTTGTGTGGGATCGCCTGCCGTCTCAATCTGTTGAAAACAGACTACAGACAGTATCCGACCTACCCGCACGGCATCGTCATTCACATCGCACTTGGCGTGATCGCTTCGGGTTTAGGGGCCGTGTTGGTCGCGACCCTTTTGAAAAAAGATTACACGGCCGTCACCTTCCTGACGCTGGCCGCACAGCAGTTTCGAGATGTGCGCAACATGGAACGACAAATGCTAACCAATGTCGATGAGTTGGAACTGGTGCCGCGTGGAACGACCTATATTGAAGGAATCGCCATGGCATTTGAAGGGCGAAACTACCTGGTGATCGGCACAGCGTTTTTCGCTGCCTTGGCCACCGAATTTTTCCACTGGTGGGGTGGGGTTGTCATCGGTCTGATCTGCATCTGGCTGTCCTCTTGGTTCATGTCTGGCAAAACGTTGGTCTCGATGGTCAACATCAAGGAAGCCGAGGTGCGATTTGACGGGCCAAATCTGTTTGTCGATGATGTCCTGATCTACAACAGCGGCCTGAAAGACACTCAAGAGAGAATCTTGAAAAACGGGATGGGCTTCATCCTCGAACCGAAGAATGCGAACAGCACGGTGACGATCGGCAACCTCGGACAGCGGCAGGCCATCTTGCACGATGTCTCGACCATTTTGGGTGTCTACCGCGACTCGGGAGAGCCGTCGCTCGTACCGCTGTCCAAGCGCGACCTCAACTCGGGCAAGCTCGCTTTGTTTTTGCTGCCGATGGACCGCGACCCGGTCAAAGCCAAGGAGATCATCGAACGGGTGCCCGTTTTGGAGAACTCCTACCGCAAACCCTTAAAGGCGGATGTCAAACCGGATCGCAAACTGTAACTTGAAAGGAGGCACGCGCTCCGATGTCCACCGTGAACAATTTCATTCTTGCCGTCTGCACCACAGCAAATGATAGCGTCGGCGGTTCTGGGCCGATCTTTTTCTGCCAAGATGATGAGGACCTGCAAAAGACCTCGTTGTATCTGGAGAAGATTCTCGATGCGATGGCGCACGAGATTCGACCGGGCACGATGATTTTGGTGAAACACTGATGAAACATCGCGTCTATTATGACAGCGGTGGTGGCGTCGCAGCCTTGCTGACGGCGGCGATTCGTCTGCAAAAGCTGCCGGGGGACGTACTGCCCGATGCCGATCATGTCGCCTCCTTTTTGCGCGATCACGGCAACAAAGCTCATCCACAGGGCACGGTGTATCTGATGGGCGAAGAACGCGGTGAACGGATCTATTGGTGCGGATTGGGCGGTGTGACCCACATTGCGGTGCGGACGTGGCGCCATTTTTTACATCTCTATCAACTTCCGCAAAGTGACTTCTCATTTTGTTATGTGCCCAAGCCATCCTGCAGGCGATGGAGACGCGGAGAGAAACTGCTCAAGCAAGGCCGACGCGAAGAGAGCAGGAAGTGGTTTGCCGGAGCGGCGGTACAAGAGTACGCCGTTTTTTTGACCGTGTTGATGTCCGACTGGCGGGGGGAATGACGGTGCACATCATCTATCATTGTTATGGTAGCGCCCATTCCTCGGTGGTGGCCGCGGCGATCCACCTTGGGAGATTGCCGAGTGACCGTGTGCCATCACATGAAGAGGTGCTGAAGCTAGCCGATTATGACAGTGTGGAATCGTGGCAGATCGGTACGCTTTTTTTCAAAGGGCATGATGAGTGGGCCAATCCGATCTATACGCTTGGGCTCGGCAAAGAATCAAAGCGGAGCAAACAAGCGTTGGTCACTTTTTTGGAACTGCTGAATATCGACACCGCGCAGCTCTTTTTTAATGAAGCATTGCCGCATATCAACGTCTATGCAAAAGTCGGCGGTGCATTATCGAGGCGATACGGAATTGTGCGCTTGGGGCGTCCCTTATCCGCCTATGGCATTCGCAGAGGGTACTTCCAACTGGTCCGCTTTGTCCAGCAGGTCAAAGCGGAAGTGGAGCATCGCATGCAGGGAATGGGTAGAAACGGTTGACGTACCAATCTTACTTAGCGGATAATAGTAAACTGGACAATGTCAAGAATCATAGAAAGGCAGGGATTTTGCCATGCCAACACCAGTGGTTGCGATTGTAGGCCGACCGAACGTCGGAAAATCGACCTTATTTAACCGCCTCGCAGGGGAGCGTATCTCCATTGTTGAGGACAAACCGGGGATTACCCGTGACCGAATTTATGCGAGTTCGGAATGGTTGGACCATAAGTTTCGTATGATTGATACAGGTGGGATCGAAGTCGGGGAAGAGGATGAGATTCTGTACCGCATCCGCGAACAGGCAGAGCTTGCGATGCACGAAGCGGATGTGATCATCTTCCTCGTCGATGGACAAGACGGTGTGACCAATGCCGACAAAGAAGTAGCGCAAATTTTGTACCGGACGAGAAAGCCGATTGTGCTTGCAGTCAATAAATTGGACAACCCCAAGATGATGCAGACGATCTACGATTTTTATGAACTCGGCTTTGGCGAGCCGTTTGGGATCTCGACGTCGCACGGGACAGGGCTTGGCGACATGCTTGATGAAGTCGCGAAGAATTTCCCGGAAGACTACGATGCCAGCTATCCGGAAGACGTGATCAAAGTGTCGATGATCGGCAGGCCGAACGTCGGCAAATCATCGCTTGTCAACGCCCTGCTCGGCGAAGAGCGCGTCATGGTTTCCGAAATTGCCGG from Tumebacillus algifaecis encodes the following:
- a CDS encoding DUF3189 family protein; amino-acid sequence: MHIIYHCYGSAHSSVVAAAIHLGRLPSDRVPSHEEVLKLADYDSVESWQIGTLFFKGHDEWANPIYTLGLGKESKRSKQALVTFLELLNIDTAQLFFNEALPHINVYAKVGGALSRRYGIVRLGRPLSAYGIRRGYFQLVRFVQQVKAEVEHRMQGMGRNG
- a CDS encoding DUF1028 domain-containing protein, with product MEEIELNTFSIVARDPLTGRFGIAVTTKALAVGSLCPFAKAGVGAVATQARVNPTLGPKGLRLLEHGLSAEEVLQELLAGDPGRELRQVGIVDRYGRSAAFTGAEVNEGKGHIIGDNFAVQGNLLTGEAVVQATAAAFNGSNAPFPERLLKALEAGQFAGGDKRGKQSAALLVVDTDEFPYIDLRVDDNPEPLKELRRLYDIHKNGLMSSYHEWVEATQNGIVLSETVKPDEENRS
- the fni gene encoding type 2 isopentenyl-diphosphate Delta-isomerase, translated to MSIEQRKLDHVRYALELPITGSTGFSDLSFVHRALPESDLADVSLATSVGGLDLSSPILLNAMTGGAGPTEAINRKLAELAKHSGIAMAVGSQRAALKDPALCSTYSVVREVNPNGIIIGNLGAGATVEDAERAVEMIGADLLHLHLNVAQELTMPEGDRSFSDLLEKIQRVVEGVSVPVIVKEVGNGMSIETYRMLADIGVQAVDVAGRGGTNFVAIENQRRSGRQFQHLESWGQTTAVSLLEAQDFVNTFDLIGSGGVQHAHDAAKCLALGAKMVGLAGAVLRPLMEHGVEYATELVDHLHSELRAILTLQGCRKVGELAQRPLIVRGETAEWCRLRGLRLEPLARRGL
- a CDS encoding HAD family hydrolase, producing the protein MIQGILFDLDETLLDRTASLNRFLHEQHTRYQTHFQEIPFVTFQSRFHSLDEKGYVHKRVVYQKLLAEWQIKGLTFEELLEDYQQGFRHHVSGFDNWRAVLTELRQRSYRLGIITNGETEFQQRNMDAMMLPELVDTILISQHENLRKPDPQIFERAAERLGVAPADCLFVGDHPANDIAGARNAGMRTVWFANSFAWPDDLPRADHEIDSLNELFDILS
- a CDS encoding capping complex subunit for YIEGIA; translation: MSTVNNFILAVCTTANDSVGGSGPIFFCQDDEDLQKTSLYLEKILDAMAHEIRPGTMILVKH
- a CDS encoding DUF3189 family protein; translated protein: MKHRVYYDSGGGVAALLTAAIRLQKLPGDVLPDADHVASFLRDHGNKAHPQGTVYLMGEERGERIYWCGLGGVTHIAVRTWRHFLHLYQLPQSDFSFCYVPKPSCRRWRRGEKLLKQGRREESRKWFAGAAVQEYAVFLTVLMSDWRGE
- a CDS encoding YIEGIA family protein, with protein sequence MHEYTMIIVVGALCGIACRLNLLKTDYRQYPTYPHGIVIHIALGVIASGLGAVLVATLLKKDYTAVTFLTLAAQQFRDVRNMERQMLTNVDELELVPRGTTYIEGIAMAFEGRNYLVIGTAFFAALATEFFHWWGGVVIGLICIWLSSWFMSGKTLVSMVNIKEAEVRFDGPNLFVDDVLIYNSGLKDTQERILKNGMGFILEPKNANSTVTIGNLGQRQAILHDVSTILGVYRDSGEPSLVPLSKRDLNSGKLALFLLPMDRDPVKAKEIIERVPVLENSYRKPLKADVKPDRKL
- a CDS encoding YphA family membrane protein, with product MNPGVISNIIMIVLVILILTGWGAKTLRDGHLSPKLAACGLILYVFCSGLNFAGPLDGRWNFGGTLFPVLLTLWSLTIFQNWQHRLQYLLGVLTVSVALLVLLTLVPLDPAFFILDPDLLYPFTAVIISVLSVKRPFVALSIACVGLMISGSVDPILHRAFQMDGIVFGGGEIRDMLALTGAGVLAVHGFYHTGANYVQSMVKGWRERRSEGGPEHA